The following is a genomic window from Onthophagus taurus isolate NC chromosome 1, IU_Otau_3.0, whole genome shotgun sequence.
AATCTGCTCAATCTGCACACAATCAACAATCGGAACTGCACGTGAAAGAGCATCGGGAACTACGTTATCCTTCCCCCTACGATGAATTATACGGAAGTCATACTGCTGTAATCTTACTGCCCAACGCGCTAAACGACCTACCGGATCCCTGAGATTCTGAAGCCAAGCAAGGGAAGCGTGATCAGTGATAACCTGAAACTGAACACCTTCGAGATAAGGACGCAACTTTTCGATAGCCCAAAGGACAGCGAGACACTCCCGTTCAGTCGTGGAATAATTACGCTCTGTACGCAAAAGGGACCGACTCAAATAACACACAACATGTTCCTCGCCATTGACAACCTGCGACAGAACCGCGCCAATACCGTAACCTGAAGCGTCAGTCTGAAGAATGAACGGCCGATCAAAGTCGGGGCAAGACAAAATAGGAGCAGAAATAAGTTTCTCCTTCAGAACTCGAAAAGAATCCTCACATTCCGGAGACCAGACAAATTTCCGGTTTTTCCTCAATAAATCCGTGATGGGAGCTGTATAGGTGGAAAACTGGGGAACAAACTTCCGATACCAAGACATCATACCAAGGATTCGACGCACTTCTCTGACATTTTTAGGAACAGGAAGCTCTATAATGGACTTAATCTTTTCCGGATCAACCTGAAGACCTCTACTGCTCACAACATAACCTAAGTACTTCAGTTCCGGGCGAACCCATTGACATTTCTCACGACTCACCGTGAGCCCAGCAACCCGAAGTCGTCTCAAAACCTCCCGCAACGTCTCGACATGTTCCTGGAACGTCGACGTAACCACCACAATATCGTCAAGATACACAAAAGCTCTCGGCTCCAAATCCGCTCCAATCACCTGATCAATAAGACGCTGCCAAGTAGCCGGCGCATTGTGGAGCCCAAACGGCATCCTCGTAAATTGGAAAAGACCCCTATTCGGAACAGTAAAAGCtgtaaattttttggaattctCGTCGACCGGAATTTGCCAGTAAGCAGACTTAATGTCCAGAGTGGATAGGTATTTCGCGTTTCTCAATTTATTTAGGGTGTCGGACACATATGGTATAGGGTAAGCATCACGCTCAGTGACGCCGTTGAGTCTACGGAAATCAACACAAAAACGAAAACTaccatctttttttttaactaacaGGATTGGACTACTCCAGGGACTATCTGATGGCTCTACAACACCTAAATCCAACATATTCTGAAGTTCCTCGTCAATGTGTCTCTGAACAATAGGATTTACAGGGTAGTAACGTTGTTTTATAGGTTCCGCGGAAGTACGAATCACATGTTTAACCAAGCTGGTACATCCCAAACCATTCCTTTGGCCCTTAAAATGATCATTAAGCATGTCGTCGAGTTGTCGTCTCTGCTCGTCGCTAAGACTCGATAAAGAATCAGTACTTTGCGCTTCGATGGAATCACAAAACGTCCACTCTCCGCTACGCAAATCAGGAACTATACCCATGGCTCGCCAGAAATCAACACCTAACACCAACTCATGTTCCACTCCAGGAACCACCAAGACATTCAAGATCCTCACTCTACCACGGAGTACAATCGGTAAAGAACAACTTCCCAACGACTCACATTTCTGACCATTCGCAACAGTACAGCAACCCCTTGCAGTATGCATCACTACTGCCACAGACTGTAAACGACTCCAACCAGATCTTCCCAAAATAGTACGCGACGCTCCACTATCCAACAATCCCTTAAACCCCTGACCTAAAATAACGACATCAAGATAAGGTCGCTCATCACCCCTTGCACTATCGACAATAAAACTCAAAACACTCTGCATACGGATATCAAGATCGGTCGATTTTGATGACTCATAGGAAGGACGACCATTCACTTCCGCCGATTCCCGTTTCCCGAACACGATGGACAACTCCTAATAGTAAAATCTAATTTTCCACACCCATAACACCTTTTCTGGAACCGTTCTGGACaagaatttttcatatgaCCCGCCTTACGAcagttaaaacaaataatggaTGAACGTGTTCTAACAGGCGATTGAATTGTCTCGCAGACCTTGTCGACCACTACAGTCGCCGAAGAACAACCCGGTGAAGAAATCACCTCCATACAGGCCAAATCGGTCTCCATCACCTTGGATCTCGCCGGAGGAGGATGATAGGTTTCCACAACCGCACGCTTATACTCTAATTGTCTACAAACACGGCGAAGTTCGTCTAATGATTTCACCTCCACCATAGCCAAATGATGTTGATAATACGGAGCAAGGTTTTTCAGGATTAACTTCAGTTTCACGGACTCACGCAACTCATGACCAGCCTGTTCCAACCGCTCGAAAAACACATTCATGACGGCTAAATACATGCCAATCGACTCACTCACACCTTGTGTACGTTGCCTAATTTCCTCGAAAAGTCGTTCCTCGTAATCGAAGGGCTGAAATTCCTCACGCAAAAGCTCGACCAATTCTTTCCAGTCGGAAACGCGCTTACGTGTAGACTGATACCACACCAAGGCCCTGCCACTAAATAAATCATACGCAGAAGCGAACAATTCACCCGCACAAACATTCCTAGCCACTCGAAGCTCCTCCACCTGAGATAAAAATGCACTGAGGGACAACCCCGAAGAAGAACCATCAAAAGTTAAACCCCATTTGGCCACCGGTATCGATTTCCTAGCTGGCGTAACCATCACACCAGAAGCACCACCTGAAACGTTTCGAGAATCAGTATCGTCGTCGTCGGAACCAGAACCTTCAGAACTCGTTGGCAATTCAATCGGCGAGAGATCCAAGACCCCACCAACTGCTGACGTACTACGTACGGAAACCGCTTTCGCTCGAGAATCCAGATCCGCTCGAAGCTTATGAAATTTAACCAATAATTGAGTTCGAGATGTTTTCTCGGTGTTCAAGGCCGGACGTGATCGCTCAATCCGCCCAATGTAATGCACCAACTGAGCAGCTAACCTCCTGTAAGACGGCGAAGACTTAAGATCAGCGAAGTCAGCCACCAACGGTCTAATTTCATCGTAACCCTCATTAAGAGCCTGTAAATCAACATCAAAAGAAAACGGGTGAGCGGGGTAATCCATTTTCCGTCCAGTTTTCTCCAAGGAAATCATACTTCTCAGCACACCACGCATCTCTTTCACCGTGGCGACATCACTCACACCCCTTACAGCAAGCTCGTACGTTAACATAGACTGAGTCAAACGGGAAATATCTAAGGGCTTTGCCATGGCTCCTGtgcgaaaatgttattacaaacaaaaaaaaaataacgaaaccTCTACAAAGGAAAATCAACAAATAGATTTCCGGTGCTTTCCCCGAAATACCAAAAGAACAATCGTCCACCTGAAAGAACgctatcaaaaaaaaaaaattgtgcctGCAAAAGTGGCCCAAATGGcccccaaaaaaaaatgatatgtcCCCACGTTGGGCGCCAAAAATTGTGACGACTtatgaacacaaaaaaaaaggaacgaTATAGTCGATTAGCAGTTTAATAACTAACGCAGGTCCTCGGCCGGCCCAGTGAAGACGGGTAGGGTTATTTATAAGGCGCCACACAGTTAACCCTGCGTTGTCCACGAACTGTGACGTGAGGTGGTAAAATGATGCTATCGACACAAGTGGacacaaacacaaaaaaaaataacaaaacaaaaaaaagttcgagatattttaagttgcaaaaaaaaaatatttattcggtaaaaaaaaaataataataatgtaaataaaaaaatattattatgatatacgtaagaaaaaaaatgttgttgtcCAACGAACGTGaagcaacaaaaaaagaaacgaattGTTGgcgtaccaaaaaaaaaaaaaaaaaaaaaattgtaataaatgaccAAAACAACTAcgcaaaagaaaataataaattgaattgaattacGCGTACGACCCGTACCCCTGATATCAGTGTGGCGtcgagaaagaaaataaaaaaaaactaattcgtgaaacaaaaaaaaagtacgccaaaattttacaataaaaattattttgtttgatttaacAGACAAAAATACTGAATATTCTCAATCtatgataatttaataatataaaaaaaatatatttaattaatttaattgatttaagatttaaagaatttaatttaaattgtactAATTAATTGAACAAAAGCTCACCGGGAAGCggtatataacaaaaaaaaaaaaacaaacgtttAGGTCTGACCTTGTCTTGACCACGTGTAGACGATCCAAGCAAATTCTTCCAGCTCCAGCGACAATCTCCTCCGATTCAGGGAAAGGAAAACTTAATAGGTGGTGGCAATGCAACCTCGACCAAAATCCTCAAGGAAGAACCCCTCCGAAAAGGTAGAACTTCGAAAATGGATTGAAAATCTCACAAAATAACCAAACTTCTGtctcgaaaatgttacagaaaggttgccaaaatttatgcttttcaattaaaacctCAGATCTTCGAGGTTTAGTCAGAAAAACTtagaaaagtttcaaaatacgGTTTAATCCGGAGTAATCCGATAATTGGACGTGCAAAAACGTTACCAATAAGTTGCACAACACGTAGATGAATCCCAAAAATTTGGATTAGGAACCAATCACCAcgcgaaaaattcaaaatggctttACCAAAAATCCTAACTCTACGTGCGTACACGTACTGATCTGACTTGAAAAGAGGAAGAGAAAATCTTACACAGACGATAAATATCctcaaaaaatcacaaaaaattgatacttgCGCACAAGCAAGAATAACGAAAGAATTAACACCATCTTTTAGGGGAAACGAAGAAGTAAAATAAGTTTAgaggaaaataaattgaaaatgaaaaaggaaaattatgAAAGGAGATCTTCGGAGAATTGTc
Proteins encoded in this region:
- the LOC139429551 gene encoding uncharacterized protein; amino-acid sequence: MAKPLDISRLTQSMLTYELAVRGVSDVATVKEMRGVLRSMISLEKTGRKMDYPAHPFSFDVDLQALNEGYDEIRPLVADFADLKSSPSYRRLAAQLVHYIGRIERSRPALNTEKTSRTQLLVKFHKLRADLDSRAKAVSVRSTSAVGGVLDLSPIELPTSSEGSGSDDDDTDSRNVSGGASGVMVTPARKSIPVAKWGLTFDGSSSGLSLSAFLSQVEELRVARNVCAGELFASAYDLFSGRALVWYQSTRKRVSDWKELVELLREEFQPFDYEERLFEEIRQRTQGVSESIGMYLAVMNVFFERLEQAGHELRESVKLKLILKNLAPYYQHHLAMVEVKSLDELRRVCRQLEYKRAVVETYHPPPARSKVMETDLACMEVISSPGCSSATVVVDKVCETIQSPVRTRSSIICFNCRKELSIVFGKRESAEVNGRPSYESSKSTDLDIRMQSVLSFIVDSARGDERPYLDVVILGQGFKGLLDSGASRTILGRSGWSRLQSVAVVMHTARGCCTVANGQKCESLGSCSLPIVLRGRVRILNVLVVPGVEHELVLGVDFWRAMGIVPDLRSGEWTFCDSIEAQSTDSLSSLSDEQRRQLDDMLNDHFKGQRNGLGCTSLVKHVIRTSAEPIKQRYYPVNPIVQRHIDEELQNMLDLGVVEPSDSPWSSPILLVKKKDGSFRFCVDFRRLNGVTERDAYPIPYVSDTLNKLRNAKYLSTLDIKSAYWQIPVDENSKKFTAFTVPNRGLFQFTRMPFGLHNAPATWQRLIDQVIGADLEPRAFVYLDDIVVVTSTFQEHVETLREVLRRLRVAGLTVSREKCQWVRPELKYLGYVVSSRGLQVDPEKIKSIIELPVPKNVREVRRILGMMSWYRKFVPQFSTYTAPITDLLRKNRKFVWSPECEDSFRVLKEKLISAPILSCPDFDRPFILQTDASGYGIGAVLSQVVNGEEHVVCYLSRSLLRTERNYSTTERECLAVLWAIEKLRPYLEGVQFQVITDHASLAWLQNLRDPVGRLARWAVRLQQYDFRIIHRRGKDNVVPDALSRAVPIVDCVQIEQIQDKWWKRVYESVLGEPLKFPNWRVSDGQLYKYVESKFPGLDGGDSWKLVIPKEHSSEVLLAENALGCCLLCSAM